In Streptomyces sp. P3, one DNA window encodes the following:
- a CDS encoding VCBS repeat-containing protein, translating to MPQHDQAHMGLRSSRYVVTVVALATALFLTQGTAWAGAPTFATHVEYGTGGGPVVIKVADFDEDGHLDQAVADFDDNTVSVLLGNGDGTFDTHVDYAVGSLPSGIETADVDEDGHVDLVSANADDNSVSVLLGNGDGTFDTHVDYGVGAYPYTVAVADFDEDTNADLAVTNVMDGTVSILLGNGDGTFDTHVDYGAGTWTYGIEVADFDEDDNADLAVTNVGDNTVSVLLGNGDGTFDTHVDYATGAQPGLVVTEDFDGDTNADLAIANLEDSTVSVLLGNGDGTLDAKADYVTDSSPLSVELADFDSDSAVDLATANGDGSVSVLPGNGNGTFGTRSDFGVPASAFSVAVGDFDEDSLPDATAAVYDTDEVSVLLNTTP from the coding sequence ATGCCCCAGCATGATCAGGCCCACATGGGCCTACGAAGCAGCAGATATGTCGTCACGGTCGTGGCCCTGGCCACGGCGCTGTTCCTGACTCAGGGGACCGCGTGGGCGGGGGCCCCGACCTTCGCGACCCACGTCGAGTACGGCACGGGCGGCGGCCCCGTCGTCATAAAGGTGGCCGACTTCGACGAGGACGGCCACCTCGACCAGGCCGTGGCCGACTTCGACGACAACACGGTGTCGGTTCTGCTCGGCAACGGTGACGGCACCTTCGACACCCACGTCGACTACGCCGTCGGCAGCCTCCCGAGCGGAATCGAAACGGCTGATGTCGACGAGGACGGCCACGTCGACCTGGTCTCGGCCAACGCTGACGACAACTCGGTGTCGGTTCTGCTCGGCAACGGTGACGGCACCTTCGACACCCACGTCGACTACGGCGTGGGAGCGTATCCGTACACCGTGGCGGTGGCCGACTTCGACGAGGACACCAACGCCGACCTGGCCGTCACCAACGTCATGGACGGCACGGTGTCGATCCTCCTGGGCAACGGTGACGGCACCTTCGACACCCACGTCGACTATGGAGCGGGAACCTGGACCTACGGGATCGAGGTGGCCGACTTCGACGAGGACGACAATGCCGACCTGGCCGTCACCAACGTCGGTGACAACACGGTGTCGGTTCTCCTGGGCAACGGTGACGGCACCTTCGACACCCATGTCGACTACGCGACGGGGGCTCAGCCCGGTCTGGTCGTGACGGAGGACTTCGACGGGGACACCAACGCCGACCTGGCGATCGCCAACCTGGAGGACAGCACGGTGTCGGTGCTGTTGGGCAACGGCGACGGCACACTCGACGCCAAGGCCGACTACGTGACCGACTCGTCGCCCCTCTCGGTGGAGCTGGCGGACTTCGACAGTGATTCGGCCGTTGATCTCGCGACCGCGAACGGTGACGGATCGGTGTCGGTGTTGCCGGGCAACGGTAACGGCACCTTCGGCACCAGGTCCGACTTCGGCGTCCCCGCCTCGGCGTTCTCCGTCGCAGTGGGGGACTTCGACGAGGATTCGCTGCCGGACGCGACGGCCGCCGTCTACGACACAGACGAGGTGTCGGTCCTGCTCAACACCACTCCCTGA
- a CDS encoding alpha/beta fold hydrolase, translating to MKTTKSMKWIDVPTRTIDVGGVPFAYRELGPTEGVPVVFLHHLMAVLDDWDPRIIDGIAARHRVITFDNRGVGASGGSVPPDVEEMGRDAVAFIRAMGLEKVDLLGFSLGGGVAQMVALQAPELVRRIILAGTGPRGGGGIKEINKVALRAYVKSALTLKDARTFLFFPRNAEGKRAAKDYLTRLKERTHNRDKKISLQARRAQLKAIRAAGLHAPDDLSVITQPVFVANGDHDLMVASSNSADMARRIPNACLKIYPNSGHGGVFQHHREFVPQVLEFLDD from the coding sequence ATGAAGACGACAAAGAGCATGAAGTGGATCGACGTACCCACCCGCACGATCGACGTCGGCGGGGTGCCGTTCGCCTACCGCGAACTCGGCCCGACCGAAGGCGTTCCGGTGGTGTTCCTGCACCACTTGATGGCCGTCCTTGATGACTGGGACCCAAGGATCATCGACGGCATCGCCGCCCGCCACCGAGTGATCACGTTCGACAACCGCGGGGTCGGCGCGTCCGGAGGATCCGTGCCGCCCGACGTCGAGGAGATGGGCCGCGACGCCGTCGCCTTCATCCGCGCGATGGGACTCGAGAAGGTCGACCTCCTCGGGTTCTCGCTCGGCGGCGGAGTCGCACAGATGGTGGCCCTGCAGGCACCCGAACTCGTGCGCCGGATCATCCTGGCCGGGACCGGTCCCCGCGGAGGCGGCGGCATCAAGGAGATCAACAAGGTCGCGCTCAGGGCGTACGTCAAGTCCGCGCTCACCCTGAAAGACGCCAGGACGTTCCTGTTCTTCCCCCGCAACGCCGAGGGCAAACGAGCCGCAAAGGACTACCTCACCCGGCTCAAGGAACGCACCCACAATCGCGACAAAAAAATCTCCCTGCAGGCTCGACGCGCGCAGCTGAAGGCCATCCGCGCTGCCGGACTGCACGCACCCGACGACCTCTCGGTCATCACCCAACCGGTCTTCGTCGCCAACGGTGATCACGACCTCATGGTCGCGAGCAGCAACTCAGCCGACATGGCCCGCCGGATCCCGAATGCCTGCCTGAAGATCTACCCGAACTCCGGGCACGGCGGCGTCTTCCAGCACCACCGGGAGTTCGTCCCCCAAGTTCTGGAGTTCCTCGATGACTGA
- a CDS encoding SDR family NAD(P)-dependent oxidoreductase — protein MTDRSDQSIAGKVALVTGGGRGLGAAAARSLTAAGARVFVIDLQRPAAGEAIDERVTYLVGDVTDLGDMSRAVETVIRDAGRLDIVIANAGVLGRGVTLRASSTSAVDRLFDVNVGGALNTVRATLPGLIENRGRLVLISSVFAFVNGAGAIPYAMSKAAVEQLGRGLRVELAAHGVSVTTAYFAVINTDMTRQGLDEDPVAQALLGTQPRFLRKRISPQQAAKAIVEGLCRRDARVFRPRRWTVVSRARGIIAPGMDSGLAQDNAVQSILGLLDTREGENFLTT, from the coding sequence ATGACTGACAGGTCCGACCAGTCGATCGCCGGAAAGGTCGCCCTCGTCACCGGCGGCGGCCGGGGCCTGGGTGCGGCCGCCGCGCGGTCCCTGACCGCCGCTGGCGCCCGGGTCTTCGTGATCGATCTGCAACGCCCGGCTGCGGGCGAGGCGATCGATGAGCGGGTCACCTACCTGGTCGGCGACGTGACCGACCTCGGCGACATGAGCCGAGCGGTCGAGACCGTCATCAGGGACGCCGGCCGCCTGGACATCGTGATCGCGAACGCAGGTGTACTCGGGCGGGGCGTGACCCTCCGGGCGTCATCGACTTCGGCGGTCGACCGACTCTTCGACGTGAACGTCGGTGGTGCGCTCAACACGGTCCGTGCCACCCTTCCGGGCCTCATCGAGAACCGTGGTCGGCTTGTACTGATCTCGTCGGTGTTCGCCTTCGTCAATGGGGCCGGCGCAATCCCGTACGCGATGAGCAAGGCAGCTGTCGAGCAACTCGGCCGTGGACTGCGGGTCGAGCTCGCCGCTCACGGCGTCAGCGTCACGACCGCGTACTTCGCGGTGATCAACACGGACATGACCCGGCAGGGCCTCGACGAGGATCCAGTAGCCCAGGCGCTGCTCGGCACCCAGCCGAGGTTCCTGCGTAAGCGCATCAGCCCCCAGCAAGCGGCAAAAGCCATCGTCGAGGGCCTGTGTCGCCGGGATGCGCGGGTGTTTCGTCCGCGCAGATGGACCGTGGTCTCCAGGGCCCGCGGCATCATCGCGCCCGGTATGGACTCAGGCCTGGCGCAGGACAACGCGGTCCAGAGCATTCTCGGACTCCTCGACACGCGTGAAGGCGAAAACTTCCTGACCACCTGA
- a CDS encoding IS1182 family transposase: MRDRLDGLWCDEDFVDWYPRDGRPALSPAQLATVCVLRFLLGLSDRQAAEAVRCRIDFKYAMAMELDDPGFHHSVPAGFRDRLAEDDRADWLLDLALARLKEAGLVRERTTQRTDSTHVLAAVRDLTRLELITEAVRASLEEAAGVSPHLLDDLVDEEWGRRYGRPVRLGKNPTKPKTRILATGNDAVRLLEHLYRHGADRALGPRVQALRQIMVQNYHRDAAGHLRWRTAEAEGGPGLPPSSRAIVSPYDTSARYARHPHIISWKGFSAHLTETCAPDGPNVITDVATTAATTHDSQVLPGIHTRLRRCGLLPAEHLVDAGYTSLPHLEEAAREHQVTVSGPLRSNPTRQHRRGEGFARDDFHIDYDKQQVTCPQGQISAGWHGPYPTSSPTAAPLIVARFTKSQCHPCPARAQCTASREGTRTVGFPPRELRDLQLRVRTEQQTPEWKTRYAVRSGVEGTVNEFAHGHGMRHCRYRGQGKAHIQHVLTAIAINIERLSGLTPTEETLTPRRPTAFQNYLDRREIPRPKSWRTLGT; encoded by the coding sequence GTGCGTGACCGGCTCGATGGGCTGTGGTGCGACGAGGACTTCGTCGACTGGTATCCGCGTGACGGGCGTCCGGCTCTTTCGCCCGCCCAGCTGGCCACCGTCTGTGTGCTGCGGTTCCTGCTCGGTCTGTCGGACCGGCAGGCCGCCGAGGCGGTCCGCTGCCGCATCGACTTCAAGTACGCCATGGCCATGGAGCTGGATGATCCAGGCTTCCATCACAGCGTGCCGGCCGGTTTCCGCGACCGTCTCGCCGAAGACGACCGTGCCGACTGGCTCCTCGACCTGGCGCTCGCCCGCCTCAAGGAGGCCGGCCTGGTGCGCGAACGCACCACGCAGCGCACCGACTCCACCCATGTCCTGGCCGCGGTGCGGGATCTGACCCGCCTGGAGCTGATCACCGAGGCGGTCCGCGCCTCACTGGAAGAAGCCGCCGGCGTCTCTCCTCACCTGCTGGACGATCTAGTCGATGAGGAATGGGGACGCCGCTACGGCCGCCCGGTCCGCCTGGGCAAGAACCCCACCAAGCCCAAGACCAGGATCCTTGCCACCGGAAACGACGCCGTCCGGCTCCTGGAGCACCTCTACCGTCACGGAGCGGACCGCGCGTTGGGCCCGCGTGTCCAGGCCCTGCGCCAGATCATGGTGCAGAACTACCACCGTGACGCCGCAGGACACCTGCGCTGGCGCACCGCCGAGGCAGAAGGCGGACCCGGGCTGCCGCCCTCGTCCCGGGCGATCGTCTCTCCCTACGACACCTCGGCCCGCTACGCACGGCACCCACACATCATCAGCTGGAAGGGGTTCTCCGCCCACCTGACCGAAACCTGTGCTCCCGACGGCCCCAACGTGATCACGGACGTGGCCACCACCGCTGCCACCACCCACGACAGCCAGGTCCTGCCCGGCATCCACACACGGCTGCGGCGCTGCGGCTTACTGCCCGCCGAGCACCTGGTCGATGCCGGCTACACCTCCCTGCCCCACCTGGAAGAAGCCGCACGTGAACACCAAGTCACCGTCTCCGGGCCACTCCGCAGCAACCCCACCCGCCAACACCGCCGAGGCGAGGGCTTCGCCCGGGACGACTTCCACATCGACTACGACAAGCAGCAGGTCACCTGCCCCCAGGGCCAGATCAGCGCGGGTTGGCACGGCCCCTACCCGACCTCCTCACCCACCGCAGCCCCACTGATCGTGGCCAGGTTCACCAAGAGCCAGTGCCACCCCTGCCCGGCCCGCGCCCAGTGCACCGCCTCCCGCGAAGGCACCCGCACCGTGGGATTTCCCCCACGAGAACTCCGCGACCTGCAACTCCGCGTCCGCACCGAGCAGCAGACACCCGAGTGGAAGACCCGCTACGCAGTCCGCTCCGGGGTGGAGGGCACGGTCAACGAGTTCGCCCACGGACACGGCATGCGCCACTGCCGCTACCGAGGACAGGGAAAGGCCCACATCCAGCACGTCCTGACCGCCATAGCCATCAACATCGAGCGCCTCAGTGGACTGACGCCGACTGAGGAAACCCTCACGCCCCGCCGGCCGACTGCCTTCCAGAACTACCTCGACCGGCGCGAGATACCTCGGCCGAAGTCCTGGCGAACCCTCGGCACCTGA
- a CDS encoding peptidase, translated as MGAAAAALALLLPGMPRSAAATASDGSADPGYIGFRLLEAPVVRRDDPRALKYIVDHLKPGTVIERRFEVDNQTATGRKVQLYPGAAKIADNAFVFAEGRTPNELTRWTRVKPSALTLGPWEKREAKVTITVPDTATPGERYAVVWAESGTPPDEHHNIGSIMRVGTRVYLDVSNSGEYADFRIQKIIAVRDKDGRPSVVARVRNTGKRALDLRGKLHIGEGPGGLDAGTHPVTEGITLPPGGSGTVKVEGLERSLPAGPWKVRLELESGMVRHSLSARLTFPKPGGISAAWIMSSSTRPYWYAGAGFLALSGAVLMFVRSRSRRIA; from the coding sequence ATGGGCGCGGCTGCGGCCGCGCTCGCTCTGCTGCTCCCGGGGATGCCGCGATCCGCTGCGGCGACGGCGAGCGACGGTTCGGCCGATCCCGGATACATCGGTTTCCGTCTCCTCGAAGCCCCGGTCGTCCGTCGTGACGACCCTCGTGCGTTGAAGTACATCGTCGACCATCTGAAACCGGGAACTGTCATCGAGCGCCGGTTCGAGGTTGACAACCAGACCGCCACCGGGCGCAAGGTGCAGCTGTACCCGGGCGCGGCGAAGATCGCGGACAACGCGTTCGTCTTCGCCGAGGGCCGGACGCCCAACGAACTGACCAGGTGGACCAGGGTCAAGCCGTCCGCCCTCACTCTCGGACCGTGGGAGAAACGGGAGGCGAAGGTCACGATCACGGTTCCCGATACGGCGACGCCCGGAGAGCGCTATGCGGTGGTGTGGGCGGAGAGCGGAACTCCACCCGACGAGCATCACAACATCGGCTCGATCATGCGCGTGGGAACGCGGGTGTACCTGGACGTTAGCAACAGCGGTGAGTACGCGGACTTCCGGATCCAGAAGATCATCGCCGTGCGCGACAAGGACGGGAGGCCGAGTGTCGTCGCCCGTGTCCGCAACACGGGCAAGCGGGCCCTTGATCTGAGAGGGAAGCTGCACATCGGGGAGGGTCCCGGCGGGCTGGACGCGGGGACGCATCCGGTCACCGAGGGCATCACCCTGCCACCGGGAGGCTCGGGAACCGTCAAAGTGGAGGGGCTCGAAAGGAGTCTGCCCGCCGGGCCCTGGAAAGTGCGGTTGGAGCTGGAGAGCGGAATGGTGCGGCACAGCCTCTCCGCGCGCCTGACCTTCCCGAAACCGGGGGGCATCTCCGCCGCGTGGATCATGAGCTCGTCAACCCGCCCCTACTGGTACGCCGGGGCAGGTTTTCTGGCTCTGAGCGGTGCCGTTCTGATGTTCGTCAGGTCCCGGTCCCGACGGATCGCTTGA
- a CDS encoding long-chain fatty acid--CoA ligase, whose translation MTSSTRNVSGLLTHTASVHPARTAIVFGGDRISYAELDAASNRVANLLIERGVRPGEKVALSCANIPQFTTIYFGILKAGAVVVPLNVLLKAREIAYHLNDSDAAAYFAFEGSPDLPIGREAWSAFEAADRAAHFFLIGSGASVDGVTPDQIFAAAVAGQPETFETVERADDDTAVILYTSGTTGQPKGAELRHRNVYDIARAGVQLFESDPAKPDVYLCVLPLFHAFGQMVIQNGAIGFGGTLVLQARFNAREALELMLGHDVTFFGGVPTMYWGLLEALDDSVDVVRLAANLRIAVSGGSALPAKIHQEFKKHFGVTILEGYGLSETVAIASFAKYGEEPRVGSIGRPITGVHMKLIKDDWSDVEDDPGAVGEIAIKGYNIMKGYYKRPEATSESINQGWFRTGDLARKDMDGFYFVVDRSKDMIIRGGFNVYPRELEEVLMEHPAVSLVAVIGVPHLSHGEEIKAVVVKRAGDSTTEAELTAWGKEQFAGYKYPRIVEFVDALPMTATGKILKRELS comes from the coding sequence ATGACGAGTTCGACCCGGAATGTGTCCGGACTGCTGACCCACACCGCGTCGGTACACCCGGCGCGCACGGCCATCGTCTTCGGTGGCGATCGGATCTCTTACGCGGAACTCGACGCGGCGTCGAACCGGGTGGCGAACCTGCTGATCGAGCGCGGCGTTCGCCCTGGCGAGAAGGTTGCCCTGTCCTGCGCGAACATCCCGCAGTTCACGACGATCTACTTCGGGATCCTCAAGGCCGGCGCGGTCGTCGTGCCGTTGAACGTGCTCCTCAAGGCGCGAGAGATTGCCTACCACCTCAACGACTCGGACGCGGCGGCGTACTTCGCCTTCGAAGGTAGTCCGGATCTCCCGATCGGGCGCGAGGCATGGTCGGCCTTTGAGGCCGCCGATCGGGCCGCGCACTTCTTCCTCATCGGCAGCGGCGCATCTGTGGATGGCGTCACGCCGGACCAGATCTTTGCCGCCGCTGTCGCCGGGCAGCCAGAGACGTTCGAGACGGTCGAGCGTGCCGACGACGACACCGCGGTCATCCTCTACACGTCCGGTACCACCGGGCAGCCCAAGGGCGCGGAACTCAGACACCGGAACGTGTACGACATCGCCCGAGCCGGTGTCCAGCTCTTCGAGTCGGACCCCGCGAAACCCGACGTCTACCTGTGCGTGCTTCCACTCTTCCATGCCTTCGGCCAGATGGTCATCCAGAACGGCGCCATCGGGTTCGGCGGCACACTCGTCCTGCAAGCGAGGTTCAACGCCCGAGAGGCGCTGGAGCTCATGCTCGGCCATGACGTGACGTTCTTCGGCGGCGTACCGACCATGTACTGGGGCCTGCTCGAGGCACTCGACGACAGCGTTGACGTTGTCCGACTGGCCGCCAACCTGCGCATCGCCGTGTCCGGTGGTTCCGCGCTTCCCGCGAAGATCCACCAAGAGTTCAAAAAACATTTCGGTGTGACGATCCTCGAGGGCTACGGGCTCTCGGAGACGGTGGCCATCGCGTCATTCGCCAAGTACGGCGAGGAGCCCCGTGTCGGATCGATCGGCCGGCCCATCACCGGGGTCCATATGAAGCTCATCAAAGATGACTGGTCGGATGTGGAGGACGACCCCGGCGCGGTCGGGGAGATCGCGATCAAGGGCTACAACATCATGAAGGGCTATTACAAGCGCCCCGAGGCCACCTCGGAGTCCATCAACCAAGGATGGTTCCGCACCGGAGATCTGGCTCGCAAGGACATGGACGGCTTCTACTTCGTCGTCGACCGGTCCAAGGACATGATCATTCGCGGGGGGTTCAACGTCTACCCGCGTGAGCTCGAGGAGGTGCTCATGGAGCACCCCGCGGTCTCCTTGGTCGCTGTGATCGGAGTTCCACACCTGAGTCACGGGGAAGAGATCAAGGCCGTCGTCGTCAAGAGGGCCGGCGACAGTACGACTGAGGCCGAGCTGACAGCCTGGGGGAAAGAGCAGTTCGCAGGCTACAAATACCCGCGCATCGTCGAGTTCGTCGACGCCCTGCCCATGACTGCCACCGGGAAGATTCTCAAGCGCGAACTGTCCTAA
- a CDS encoding SpoIIE family protein phosphatase: MGTDTHAFLSDLARGLTPRADQIAHVILQHLRSELPEVWKYEDIAAVAPVALSEHIAASLNFLERGLDMAEVRTPPAAIEFAGRLAEHGVPISQLLRVYRLVHADLLDQLYTETARAAGSQELINATTVTLSAMAFEYVDRTSQQTVAAYQRERDRWLQKRLTVINEAGTRIGTTLDTTRTAQELTDVGADHLADLVIVDLLSSALQEEETNAAAGPATLRRIAQAVSHGCPAPALGTGQTHTYPDGSEPAHVLATGQPLRLALTADDVPAWLAMSTDHARSLRALGLHSLLLVPLRARGNALGLAQFVRRRPADPFDDDELLLAQEIASRAAVNIDNARRYTQERSTALTLQRSLLPHHMPQDTSVETASRYLPSGSRAGVGGDWFDVIPLSGARVALVVGDVIGHGLHAAATMGRLRTAVRTLADIDLPPDELLTHLDDVVIRLQHEEERDTDEISATCLYAIHDPVSRTCSLASARHLPPAVATPPAADGTGPAARAVDFPELPIGPPLGLGGLPFESARFELPPGSRLVLYTDGLVQSRSRDVEAALALLRDVLTQAPASLEETCDELLSALLPSRPADDVALLVAQTRALDADHVAAWDLPSDPAVVSKARIHASDQLTVWGLGELAFTTELVVSELVTNAIRYGKSPIQLRMILQSALTCEVSDASSTAPHLRRARVFDEGGRGLLLVAQLTEHWGTRHHREGKVIWAEQQIPAFLGETSSAAQ; this comes from the coding sequence ATGGGTACTGACACCCATGCCTTCCTCAGCGATCTCGCTCGGGGCCTGACACCCCGAGCGGATCAGATAGCCCATGTAATACTGCAGCACCTACGCAGCGAGCTTCCCGAAGTATGGAAATACGAGGACATTGCCGCCGTGGCGCCAGTGGCGTTGTCTGAACACATCGCAGCCAGTCTGAATTTCCTTGAGCGCGGCCTCGACATGGCTGAGGTCAGGACACCGCCCGCCGCCATCGAGTTCGCCGGCCGACTCGCTGAGCACGGGGTGCCGATCAGCCAGCTCCTTCGCGTCTACCGGCTCGTCCACGCGGATCTGCTGGATCAGCTCTATACGGAAACAGCCCGTGCCGCCGGGTCCCAGGAGCTGATCAACGCGACGACCGTCACCCTGAGCGCGATGGCCTTCGAGTACGTCGATCGCACGTCGCAACAGACTGTCGCCGCTTACCAGAGGGAACGCGACCGCTGGCTGCAGAAGCGGCTGACCGTGATCAACGAGGCGGGAACACGGATCGGGACCACCCTGGACACCACCCGTACCGCGCAGGAACTGACGGATGTCGGTGCCGACCACCTCGCGGACCTCGTCATCGTCGACCTTCTTTCCTCCGCTCTCCAGGAAGAGGAGACAAATGCGGCAGCCGGTCCGGCGACGCTCCGCCGAATCGCCCAGGCGGTCTCACACGGCTGTCCCGCCCCGGCACTCGGCACAGGACAGACACACACCTATCCGGATGGCTCGGAGCCGGCTCACGTCCTGGCCACCGGACAGCCCCTCCGGCTCGCCCTCACCGCCGACGACGTCCCCGCCTGGCTGGCAATGTCAACAGACCACGCGCGCTCCCTGCGCGCTCTGGGCCTGCACTCCTTGCTCCTGGTCCCGCTGCGGGCTCGCGGAAACGCGCTAGGACTCGCCCAGTTCGTCCGCCGTCGCCCGGCGGACCCGTTCGATGACGACGAGCTGCTGCTGGCCCAGGAGATCGCGTCCAGAGCAGCGGTGAACATCGACAATGCCCGCCGCTACACCCAGGAGCGCTCCACCGCGCTCACCCTCCAGCGCAGCCTCCTGCCGCACCACATGCCGCAGGACACCTCCGTAGAGACCGCCTCGCGCTACCTGCCCAGCGGATCACGAGCGGGCGTGGGGGGCGACTGGTTCGACGTGATACCGCTCTCCGGAGCCCGCGTCGCCCTCGTCGTGGGCGACGTGATCGGTCATGGCCTGCATGCCGCGGCCACCATGGGCAGACTGCGGACAGCCGTCCGCACGCTGGCAGACATCGACTTGCCCCCCGACGAACTGCTGACCCATCTCGACGACGTGGTCATCCGCCTGCAGCATGAAGAGGAAAGGGACACGGACGAGATCAGCGCCACCTGCCTGTACGCGATCCACGACCCCGTATCCCGCACCTGCTCCCTGGCCAGCGCCCGACACCTTCCGCCGGCCGTGGCGACTCCCCCGGCCGCCGACGGCACCGGCCCCGCCGCCCGCGCGGTCGACTTCCCGGAGCTGCCGATCGGCCCGCCCCTGGGTCTGGGCGGACTCCCCTTCGAATCCGCCCGGTTCGAACTGCCACCAGGCAGCCGGCTGGTTCTGTACACCGATGGCCTCGTCCAGAGCCGCTCTCGTGATGTCGAGGCTGCCCTCGCCCTGCTGCGCGACGTTCTTACCCAAGCACCGGCGTCGCTCGAGGAGACCTGCGACGAACTGCTGTCCGCGCTGCTGCCCAGCCGCCCCGCCGACGACGTCGCACTCCTTGTGGCACAGACCAGAGCTCTTGACGCCGATCACGTCGCCGCATGGGACCTGCCCAGCGACCCGGCAGTCGTCTCCAAAGCCCGCATCCATGCATCCGATCAGCTGACCGTCTGGGGGCTGGGAGAACTGGCCTTCACCACCGAACTCGTGGTCAGCGAGCTGGTGACGAACGCCATCCGCTACGGCAAGAGCCCGATACAGCTACGGATGATCCTTCAGTCCGCTTTGACGTGCGAAGTGTCCGACGCCAGCAGCACCGCCCCGCATCTGCGCCGCGCCCGGGTCTTCGACGAGGGCGGGCGCGGCCTGCTCCTCGTTGCCCAGCTCACCGAACACTGGGGTACACGGCACCACCGCGAAGGCAAGGTCATCTGGGCGGAGCAGCAGATTCCAGCTTTCCTGGGCGAGACTTCATCCGCTGCGCAGTGA
- a CDS encoding ISAs1 family transposase: MEHNTGLVLAQLDVGEKTGETRRFQPLLDNVADLAGTVVISDALHTQREHAAYLLGRRAHYIAIVKGNQKNLRRQLKSRPWKDIPLPGRTHGTGHGRAEIRRIKVATAGNLRFPGARQAVQIKRRRTDRKTGKTTLTTVYAVTSLTAEQGTPAQLAKLIRGHWKIEVLHHARDTTFAEDASQLRTATHPAPWRPGATLPSAPCE; this comes from the coding sequence GTGGAGCACAACACCGGGCTCGTCCTGGCTCAGCTCGACGTCGGCGAGAAGACCGGGGAGACGAGGCGCTTCCAGCCGCTGCTGGACAACGTCGCCGACCTGGCCGGAACCGTGGTCATCAGCGACGCGCTCCACACGCAACGCGAGCATGCCGCCTACCTCCTGGGCCGCCGGGCCCACTACATCGCTATCGTCAAGGGCAACCAGAAGAACCTGCGTAGGCAGCTGAAGTCCCGGCCCTGGAAGGACATCCCGCTCCCAGGCCGTACCCACGGTACAGGCCACGGCCGCGCCGAGATCCGTCGCATCAAGGTCGCCACCGCGGGCAACCTGCGCTTCCCCGGCGCCCGCCAGGCCGTGCAGATCAAGCGCCGACGAACCGACCGTAAGACCGGCAAGACCACCCTCACCACCGTCTACGCGGTCACCAGCCTGACCGCCGAGCAGGGCACTCCCGCCCAGCTCGCGAAGCTCATCCGCGGCCACTGGAAGATCGAAGTCCTGCACCACGCCCGCGACACCACCTTCGCCGAGGACGCCTCCCAACTGCGGACGGCAACGCACCCCGCGCCATGGCGACCTGGCGCAACCTTGCCGTCGGCGCCCTGCGAATGA